A stretch of Schistocerca americana isolate TAMUIC-IGC-003095 chromosome 3, iqSchAmer2.1, whole genome shotgun sequence DNA encodes these proteins:
- the LOC124606760 gene encoding mediator of RNA polymerase II transcription subunit 19, which produces MMMADQFRKVEQYSPKSSPRGARSPVVSRQDSTGTLKTTISLGKNPSIVHSGPFYLMKEPPGECELTGATNLMAYYGLEHSYSKFSTGKKVKEQLSSFLPNLPGMIDTPGHQDNSSLRSVIEKPPICGKELLPLTSVQLSGFRLHPGPLPEQYRYVNQPPQRKHKNKHKKHKHKAGDTPNQETQITEVGQDTHEKKHKKQKRHDEDKDRKRRKKEKKRKKQKHSPEHSGGLTPSQHSNG; this is translated from the exons ATGATGATGGCTGATCAGTTTCGTAAAGTAGAACAATATTCGCCAAAATCATCACCCAGGGGGGCTCGTTCCCCAGTTGTTTCGCGACAAGATTCGACAGGAACGCTAAAAACAACGATTTCTTTGGGGAAAAATCCCTCCATTGTCCATAGCGGGCCTTTCTACTTGATGAAGGAGCCGCCAG GAGAATGTGAACTTACAGGTGCAACAAATTTGATGGCATATTATGGCCTCGAACATTCGTATAGTAAATTCAGCACTGGGAAGAAAGTGAAAGAACAGTTGTCGTCGTTTTTGCCGAATTTGCCTGGTATGATAGACACGCCTGGCCATCAGGATAATAGCTCCCTCCGATCAGTCATTGAGAAGCCGCCAATTTGTGGTAAAGAACTACTTCCTTTAACAAGTGTCCAACTTTCTGGTTTCCGTTTACATCCTGGGCCTCTGCCTGAACAGTACAGATATGTTAACCAACCACCGcagagaaaacataaaaacaagcATAAGAAACATAAACATAAAGCTGGCGATACTCCTAATCAAGAAACACAAATTACAGAAGTCGGACAAGATACACACGAAAAGAAGCATAAAAAACAGAAACGGCATGATGAAGACAAAGATAGAAAGAgaaggaagaaggaaaagaagagaaagaaacagaAGCATAGTCCAGAACATTCTGGGGGTCTGACACCAAGTCAACATTCGAATGGTTAA